The genomic window TTGATGCCCCCACTTCTCCCGGTTTCAAGATAAGAAAAAGGATCATAAAAATCCCGGATCAGTGCCTTCATCCATGGGGGCATATGAAAATAACCGTATTTTTTGGCATAAGCCTGAGACAACAACTCAGCCATACCATATTCCGAATGGATGCGGTCAACACCAAAACTACGCATCAGAATCTGATGAAGCTCTTCCCGCGTGATTTCTTCCCTACGTCCCTTCATACCACCGGTCTCCATAATTATGGTGTTCTTCAATTGAAAAGTAAACTTTTCAGCCAGCTCAACAAGGGCATGGCTAACCCCAAAAAGGATGATCCGCTGATTTTGCCTGTCCAGACGCCTAAGCTTATTTGCCAGTAGATCATAATCATCAAGATAAAAACCGCTGTCCGGATGGCCCGATTGTTCGATAAACTCATTCACCATGAAAACCAGGGAAGAACCTTCCTGTTCCAGATAACCGGGCAGCAGGGCAAGAATGCAATAATCATCAACCGGACCGTAAAAACGCTTAAAAGTCTCCAAAAAACTTTTTCGATAGAGATCCAGACGCTTAATGTAATGCCTGCTTCTGTGCATTCCCGTGGTACCGCTGCTGAAAAACACTTTCTCCCATTGATCCCCTTCGGTCATGATTCTATGATGCTTAAAAAATTCAATGGGTAGAAAAGGGATATCCCTGACGGTTTTCACCTTATGGGGATTTATTCTCAATAACTGGCAATACCTTCCATATACCGGATTATTATGAATCTGATAAAAAAAAACAGAAAGAGCCAGTTGGTCAAATTCATTTTCTGACCGGATGCGAAATAAATGCTTTTCTATTTCAGAGGGATCATAGATAATCCGGTTCATAAATCGGAAAAATGCTTCCTAAAGGACTCGCTGATTTGTTTTAAAACATCTTCTGTCATATCCGGTGAAAAGATCCGGATCACCTCTACCGGCTCACCACCTTTATAAATGGTACCAAGCGCCTTATCAAAATTTGAATGGGGAGTTTCCTTTTTCACATTTTGAGTCAATTTTTCCAGTTCATCCCAATCCAATTTTCGTGGTAATTGCAAGTAACCTATATAGGGATCATCCAGATCGGTAAAAATACCTTCTTCAATTTCTTCAAGATGAAAAAATTTCCTCACCTGAATCCAGGCATCCCCATGCAGGCTTTCTTCAAAAGGATACATATTGATCCCTTCATATTCATAAGCCTTAATCAACCGGGGAACCACATTTTCAGAGATATTCCTCAGCCGCATTACATAATAAGACTTGTTATCAATCGTAATTTCCCCCAAAGCCGAAGATACTTCTCCGCTGATCTGACCTTCTGCAGATTTTGCAGCTATCTTAATATCCTGATCCAATCTGTCCGGCATGATCGCGAGATAATAAAATTTAACAAAATGGGATTTATGTCTTATATGAGCCCCGGGAAAAGGGTCTACTGACTCCAGAACCAGATAATTCTTAAGGGATTTCATTTTGAGGGTATGCACATGTTCTTTCTTTTCTATGAGACCATATGCACTCATTACATTACTAGTAGCCATAGTTGATTCAATTTATCATACTCGTTAACACGGAAAAAGAATTTTTATTATCATGTATATTCAAAAAAGGCCGATTAAAATTGGGACATTTCAAATTGATTTATCCGTGCAAATTAAAACAAAAATCAGGCAGATAAAACATTGGGATATGGAAAAATGAA from Bacteroidales bacterium includes these protein-coding regions:
- a CDS encoding acyltransferase → MNRIIYDPSEIEKHLFRIRSENEFDQLALSVFFYQIHNNPVYGRYCQLLRINPHKVKTVRDIPFLPIEFFKHHRIMTEGDQWEKVFFSSGTTGMHRSRHYIKRLDLYRKSFLETFKRFYGPVDDYCILALLPGYLEQEGSSLVFMVNEFIEQSGHPDSGFYLDDYDLLANKLRRLDRQNQRIILFGVSHALVELAEKFTFQLKNTIIMETGGMKGRREEITREELHQILMRSFGVDRIHSEYGMAELLSQAYAKKYGYFHMPPWMKALIRDFYDPFSYLETGRSGGI